A stretch of DNA from Bradyrhizobium algeriense:
AACGAACCGATCGCCAGCGGATCGATCGCATTCACCAGATAGCGGGTTGCCGCAACCGAAGTTCCGCCCAGACCGCTCGACAGGACCGCCGCCAGCACACCCCACGCCTCGTTCATGTATTTCCCCCTTGCAGCTTGCAGGCAAGGTAGGGAAGGACTAGTAATCAAGGAATGGCATTTCCATGATAGAGGAAATAACGTTTACTTATGAGTGCGCCCCTCCTCGATCCGGATCTGTTGAAGGCTTTTGTGGCGGTGGCCGACAGCCGCTCCTTCACCCGCGCCGCGAGCCAGCTTAACCGGACCCAGTCAGCCGTAAGCATGCAGATCAAGCGCCTGGAGGAGCGCCTTGGCGTGGAGCTGTTCAACCGCACCAAGGCCAATGTCGACTTGAGTTCCGCTGGCGAAGGGCTGCTCGGATACGCGCGGCGCATCCTGACGCTGAACGACGAGGCCGTCGGCAAGCTGCGGGAGCGCAAGATTGAAGGCGTCGTGCGCCTGGGTGTGATGGACGACTACGGCACCTTGATCGTCCCGCCCTTGCTGGCGAGCTTCGTCGCCTGTTATCCGCTGGTCCATGTCGAGATGGAGACAGGACTCACCTCTTCCATGCCCTCGCGCCTCGGCAATGCCTATGACCTCGTGATTGCGATGCACCCGGAGGGAAGTGGCGAGGGTGAATTCCTGCGGCGCGAACAGGCTGCCTGGGCAACCGGCGCATTTCACCCTGTCGAGCAGCAGAACCCGCTGCCGCTTGCGCTTTATCCGCAAGGTTGCCTGTTCCGAAAATGGGCAATCGAGGCGCTCGATGCGGTCAAGCGACCGTGGCGCTTGGCTTTCGTCAGCCAAAGCCTGGCAGCCGTTGAGTCGGTTGCGGCGCAGGGACTTGCGGTGACCGTCGTGAAGGCAGGTACATTTCCGCCGAAGCTGCGCCCTTTGTCGGAGCGCGACGGCATGCCGCGATTACCGGCTGCGGACATTTGCCTGCATCGCACCGCGAATCTGTCACGAGCGGGCGCGCTACTCGCGGATCACCTGCGCTCAACCATCTCAAACCATCTTGATGAAATCTCGGTGAGGCGCGCAACCCGCGACGCCATCCCGATTGCCTTCAACTGAGTGAGACCACGTGAATATTTCATTGTACGCCATCTCGGTCTGGGTGCTCCCGCTCCTCATCGCCATCACCTTCCACGAGGCCGCGCACGCCTTTGTGGCGTACAAGCTCGGCGACAATACCGCCTGGCAGCTCGGCCGGGTCAGCTTCAATCCTTTCAAGCATATCGATCCCTTCGGGACCGTGATTCTGCCGGGCGTGCTGCTGCTGGCGCACTCTCCGTTCCTGTTCGGCTACGCCAAGCCGGTCCCGGTGAATTTCCGGAACCTTAACCATCCCCGACTCGACATGGTCTGGGTGGCCCTGGCCGGCCCGGCCACTAACATCATCCTGGCGACGATCGTGGCGTTTGCCTTCCATGCCCTGCCTTTGGTGCCGGCAGACGCCGCCAAATGGACGGCGGACAACCTCAAAAATGCTTTCCTGATCAATATCGTGCTGGCGATCTTCAACATGCTGCCGATCCCGCCGCTGGACGGCGGCCGAGTCGCCGTCGGGCTGCTGCCGCGGGTGCTGGCATACCCGCTGTCGCGACTGGAACCGTACGGGATGCTGATCCTGATCGGCCTTTTGATCCTGCTTCCCATCATCGGCGCGCAGCTCGGCCTAAATCTTGATGTTATTTCGGCGATACTGCGGACACTGACCGGTTATGTGATCAGCGCGCTTCTCTTCATCACCGGCAACGCCTAAACTTCCGATAGAAAGGCAAAGGACAGGGAAGAACCGCTCGGGCCATGGCGACAAAAGCTGCCGATATGTTGATTGCACGCCGCGCCGATACGCGCGCCAGGGCAGATTTTGCAACCTGGCTAATGATGGCCAAGCTCAACGGATTCTCCGCCCTGCCCGCTGAGGCGCAGAGCTTTCTGGAAGGCTACAGGCAGCTACTGGCGAGGATGACCGAGGCGGACGCATCCGAGGCCACCGTCCAGCTCATATACAAGAGCTATTATGCCGAGATGGGCGGCTCCGGAACGCCACCTGAAATTCCCTCGCGCGCGAGCGAGCCGGCCACCGATACCGGCAATGTCACCGCGTTCCGACGGCCGCCCCCACGGCCCAAGACTGCGGCATCCGGCCCGGCGACAAAACCAAGGCTTCCAGTGGCGCTGATCTTTGCGTGCCTCGCCGTGGTCTATGTCAGTATCCGCTATTACTGGCGCTGACGCCGGGCGTCTTCCGGCGGCGCGATATCGTCGCTTTATGGCCATGCCGCGTAGGAAGGGCCGCTACGCGCATGCTCCAATCGGATCTGTCGGCGATAACTTCCCGGTGACGCGCCGCGGTACTTACGGAAGAAGCGATTGAAATAGGCCGGATCGCGGAAACCCAGACCGGACCACAGCATTATCCGGTCTAGAACTTCGTCTCTGATTGAGTCAGAAGCGTAGTGTCAGCTCTTGGTCTTGACGCGGAAGATCACCGGCAGGGTGAAAGTCAGGCCTTCGTCGGCGATGACAGGCGGAGGCATCGGCACCGGATCGGAGCGCCGCACCATCGCCAGCGCGGCCTCGTCGAAGGCCGTATCGCCCGAGCCCTTTTCGATATCGGTCGAGAGCACGTGGCCCATGCGGTCGAGCGTGAAGCGAATCTGGATCTCGGCGGATTTTTGCTGCCGTTCCTTCGGATACCGCTTGTGCTTGTCGAGATGCGCGACCAGCTCCTTCTGCCAGGTCGCGCGTGCACGCCGCGCGCTCTCGCCGGTGCCGATCACCGGCGCGGCAGAACGCTGTCCTTCCGGCATTTCCTCTGAACTCGGAGTTGCGGTGGCTTCGGAAGCGATCGACTCGGTGGAAGCTTGGGTCTGCACCGCCGCGATCTTCGGGTCGTCCTCTTTCGGCTTCTTGGACTCGTTCTCGGTCACGACCCGGTCGGCCTCTTCGGGCTCGGTCGGCTTGTCCTGCGGCAGATCGGTCTCTTTCACTTCCGCCTTCTGCTCGGCGAGCTGGGGCGATGCCGCGGAAGCATCGGTATCCGGCCCTGGCGGCAAGTCAGTCACTTCGCGGCGTACGGCGGCCATTTCCAGCCCGATCTCGATCGCCGTCGCGCCCAGGGCGTCATCGGCTTCTTCGGTCTGCAAATGGGCGATTGCCAGCGCCGCGCCGCCGACGTGGAGCGC
This window harbors:
- a CDS encoding LysR family transcriptional regulator, encoding MSAPLLDPDLLKAFVAVADSRSFTRAASQLNRTQSAVSMQIKRLEERLGVELFNRTKANVDLSSAGEGLLGYARRILTLNDEAVGKLRERKIEGVVRLGVMDDYGTLIVPPLLASFVACYPLVHVEMETGLTSSMPSRLGNAYDLVIAMHPEGSGEGEFLRREQAAWATGAFHPVEQQNPLPLALYPQGCLFRKWAIEALDAVKRPWRLAFVSQSLAAVESVAAQGLAVTVVKAGTFPPKLRPLSERDGMPRLPAADICLHRTANLSRAGALLADHLRSTISNHLDEISVRRATRDAIPIAFN
- a CDS encoding site-2 protease family protein, giving the protein MNISLYAISVWVLPLLIAITFHEAAHAFVAYKLGDNTAWQLGRVSFNPFKHIDPFGTVILPGVLLLAHSPFLFGYAKPVPVNFRNLNHPRLDMVWVALAGPATNIILATIVAFAFHALPLVPADAAKWTADNLKNAFLINIVLAIFNMLPIPPLDGGRVAVGLLPRVLAYPLSRLEPYGMLILIGLLILLPIIGAQLGLNLDVISAILRTLTGYVISALLFITGNA
- a CDS encoding energy transducer TonB; translation: MTGLDQQKPSRRLWITAAVIALALHVGGAALAIAHLQTEEADDALGATAIEIGLEMAAVRREVTDLPPGPDTDASAASPQLAEQKAEVKETDLPQDKPTEPEEADRVVTENESKKPKEDDPKIAAVQTQASTESIASEATATPSSEEMPEGQRSAAPVIGTGESARRARATWQKELVAHLDKHKRYPKERQQKSAEIQIRFTLDRMGHVLSTDIEKGSGDTAFDEAALAMVRRSDPVPMPPPVIADEGLTFTLPVIFRVKTKS